The DNA segment cattgaaatctgctccaatcaccactttctgtcccttgggtacactgttcatcacttcatccaactcactccaaaaatcttctttctcatccattgcacacccaacctgtggcacatatgcactaacaaaagtcatcatcacacctccaatttccatcttcataatcagtactttgtctgacactcttttcacttacaaaacactcttgacatactgttccttcagaataacccctaccccatttctcctcccatccacaccatgatagaacatttTCAATCCAccttccaatccacctggccttactcaacttccatttagtctcttgcatgcacaatatatcaaccttcaaTCTCTccgtcatatctgctaactctctccccttatcagtcatactgccaacattcaaagttcctaccctcagttccactctctttacctttcctgctctcctcctgcctctggacacatctcccccctcttcttctccttcttcggccaacagtagcccaatctCTGCcaccaccctgttggctaacagtaccggTGGCAGTCGTTGCTAACCCAGGGCTagactgatctggtatggaaatttgtattgttctccgcatattgatttgtcaaaattttacaccagatgcccttcctgatgcaaTCCtcccctggtggctatggggaccatgggaaaggagcatggaagctcaaccccataggggcccatggtcaccgccagggggtgcccaaattcctgaggagccctggccctcagcacttccaggtgtggcggaagaagaCCATGGACACtctgagtgcttccgggtgcacagctggcacttccgccacatcagggaATGCCAGCAgtagctcattgggaggcacctggagcacgtctgggtggatataaaaggggccgcctccctccattcaatggctggagttgggggaaagaaggacagagctcgggagaaGAGGGCTATATCCATAGCTCGAGAGCAGTGGGCCGTAATAAGCATTGGAGAAGTGGGGGAATCGAACCCAAGACCGCACATGTGCAAAGCGTGCGCTCTACCTCTGAGCTACTTCCCCTGTTTTGCTGTGAGCTTTGGTGCTCCCTATTCGGCCCTGTGCACAAACTGTCCCCTTTTTACTCTTCAATTAAGATTACCAAGCACTTTTACATGAAAAATAACAGGAAATgagaaaggaaactggaaaatacGGAAAAGTCAAATTGGAGAGAATAAAAGGTCAGTAGAAGAAACTCGGTTTTAGCAAACATTTCTTGTAAAGTTTCCCTTAATTCTTCAATGAAAGACGTAAAGTGgactttaatttcttccagaaAACCATTTCCattgtagaaaaaaattaaaggcaaacaAGATAAATGGTCACGACAGAGAGTTCTTCAGTAGTATAAGGCGTCACTATTATACATCATACATTTTGACAGGTGTTTGTCCCGCCCCCCTGGCATTTCCGGTACCCAATCAGGTATGCCACCTGATTAATGGGTCGTTTCCCCCGTGCTCTGGTCTCTGCCTGTTGTTGGGTGCGCTGTTTGTCAGTCGTGCGTAAGGAAAATGGTCAGCTGCTGTTAGCCTTGATCCTAACAAACTGGGTCTGTTCATCTTTGTGATCCGAGCCGCCGCTTCAAGCCCCTGTAAGGTGTCAAAAGGTAAGTCAGCAATGGGGGCGGAGCAGGCTTCCTGCTCCTGGCTGCGTACAGTGccgggcggggggggggggggggttcggggggggtgtgtgtgtgtacagaggGCGTGAGTGAGCCTGCTCTTATCTGCATACAGCAACGGGGTGTGTACAGAGAGTAAAGAGAGCTTGTGTGACAGACCCTGCGAGAGGATGCACAAGAAGGCTTAGAGAGAATCTATTACACACGCAAGGAGTCTGGCAGTGCATCCCAAAATGCCTTGGGCATCCCGTTACCTCGCCCACCGTGTAAAACCATGCCCTTTATAAAGCAAGGCATATAGTAGATGATACCAAGGTGTTTTAAAACAATAGCTTTCAGAGTGAATGTACAAGAAAGTTTTAGAGAGAATCTATTACACGGGCATGGAAAGTTGGCTGTACAGCCCAAACACACCTTGGGCATGCTGTTACCTTGACAGCCGTGTAAAACCATGCCCATTATAAAGCAAGGCATATAGTAGATGATACAAAGGTGTTTAAAACCAGTGCATCCCAAACACGCCCAGGGCATGCCATTACCTTGACAGCCGTGTAAAACCATGCCCTTTATAAAGCAAGGCATATAGTAGATACCAAAGGTGTTTTCAGAGTGGATGTACAAGAAAAGTTTGAGAGAGAACCTGTTACACAGGCAAGGAAACCTGGTTGTACAGACCAAACACACCATGGCATCCCGTTACCTTGCCCACCTTGTAAACTCATGCCCTTTATAAAAGTAAATCATAATGTAGTAGATACCAAAGTGTCTTAAAACAACAAGTTTTATTGAATAatcaaaaaaatactaaaaaaaaaaaagtgccttaAAACAAGTTTTATTGAAGCAAAATTCCAAACATAGCAAAATAACATGTTGTCTTCACTTTCAGGGGTTACACACTGTTATACACTAATTGCTTAAAAGTATGAATAAAAGCAGGAGAAACAGTTGTAAAATAGTCACACAAGCTTGTTTGTATACTGATTAGCAATTCAATTGAAAAGAAGCGAAAACACAAGAATTGTATACACGGATGAACACAAATCAAATTGCAAACCAGGTCCCAACCCATCAGTGGGCTGGTAATacatctaaaataaaatgtttaagccagcacatgtttaatatatttgtatttcactAAATTATGCAAGCctattttctctgtttggaaCAGAGCCGACCACATAAAGCTGGTCTTCACAGGCTGAATTAGTTGTGCGTAAGCATCAATGGGTATCTCTCCCTTCTCAAACTCTGCTATAATATCATCCACATCATTCTTGATAGCTTTACGAAAACAAGGGAGATTATATATTTTTAGCAAAGCAcgcacacagggcacaagtctaTCCTTTCTAGCTTTTTCGAGCATAAATAAGCTATGTTAATATGCAATAAATGGTTTAGTGAACCAGATATTACAAATATGTCCATCTGGTATGCATTTGTTCTCTTGACATTCATCACATTTTACCCCTAAATGTTCAACAGAGCTAAACACATAAGCCCAGACGACTGAGCGACCGATTATGGTCATAATGAATCTTTTTCTAGCAGATATAATATAGGGAGAAAACGTTCTATAGGTTGTATTAAGTGTCACGATGGGTGGGGACCTGGTTTTCCTTGTTCTAGCTGCCGAGTCTTGGTCTgacaacacaacaaaacaaaatacaacgttagtcaacagaaaatataacacaaacagGTCTTGTTTAGCATGGATAATGCATTTTGATTAGATTTCTGTAAATCAATGTTGgctttaaaaaataactgtaatgGTGATTAGAGACAAGTTGAAAAGCTTCTGCCCGAATCTTGGGTTTTGTTATATAAGCTGAAAAGTGTTTACTATGACAACAAACTGCTTCAGACAGTTAAGAATATGAATTTTAGTCGGTTTCACAATTCTTAATCCACACAAGGGTTTAACCATAGAAAATACCATTTGAATTAATCTTTTAATACTGATCTGTTGACAGATGCTGGAAACACAAGGGTGCATTTCCTCAGAATCAGATTCTAGTAAAAGACAAGTGTGTCCATCCTGAGATTCGTCACCCAAACAGCATGCTAAACAAGACCCCATTAATACATCCCTTACACAGGTACTAACCACAGAAGCTACAACAGCGTTCACACAATGCTTCATTAAAATCAATCCGGCTCTGTGACTGTGATGGATGACAAGTGTTTGGGAAATTACACACAAGTCTTGAGACTTCAGACTTGAAGAAGTTGAACAATTTTTTACAACGTGTTTAAAGACCTCACCGGCCATCTTAAAGTCACTCTAAtatagggaaaaaagaaaagttatattCCCACACGAAAAACACATATTCCTAACGGGCTATCGgtaaaacataacagaattctGGACAATATTTCAGAAGCCATCTGGATAGCTTTCTCAACAGAATCGTCCTCAGTGTTGGAGCAGATATAGGCTACGCGgcttaaaagacacaaaaatgtatCACGTGTCATTACAGGAATAGTTTTCCCTATTGATCTATAGATACATCTAGTCACGCGTGAAATAGCCGGTATGCTTTTTACATCAGCCCTTCTGtctgaaaaaaggaaacactCCACTAAGCCAGGCATTCTTTCAGTAAGCCTTTCAATGTCACAAATTAATTCTTTAACATCAGGTTTTAAATCATCTTTCTTTTTAGCGATAAGGCCTTTCAATGTTGCAGAAATTACTTCTTTTGCATAATACTTGGCTCTGCACATGCAATCtgtcaagttaaaataaaataaaatgattaatctATTTTGTACCGCCATGCAGATAGGCTTAACAGAAAATTTCTTAAAATCCAGACTCACCATGTCCAAGGTCGTGCCATCTAGGTCAGGTGCATCAGTCTTTTTCTCGTCAGATATCGTGTGGTCTCCAGCAGATGCTTCAGTCTTTTTCACGGACTGGCGAGTTTCTCTTTTGGGTAGctcctttaaaagaaaaaagcaatataTCTGTGTAAACCAAGAAAAAAGCAATAATCTGTGCAAGCCAAGAAAAAAGCAATACATTCAAAATTACCTGTTTAGATTTCTCTGGTTCACAATCTATAGGCTGGTATTCTTCTAAAATGACGACCTTGTCCTCTGCTTTAACGTTCGCTTTTGTTGCTGCAGAATCCATGTCTTGCTTTTTTctagtaaaagaaaacaatggtGTGTCTCAGCGGTGAACCAGCAAGCGGCGATGACGCAACGGGGCAGCGAGAACGCTCGACTGGACCCAGCCACACACGGACACAGGGTAAGCTGCCTGCGGCAAGCGGCGATGATGCAATGGGGCATCGAGAAC comes from the Erpetoichthys calabaricus chromosome 4, fErpCal1.3, whole genome shotgun sequence genome and includes:
- the LOC114641422 gene encoding uncharacterized protein LOC114641422 isoform X2 — protein: MDSAATKANVKAEDKVVILEEYQPIDCEPEKSKQELPKRETRQSVKKTEASAGDHTISDEKKTDAPDLDGTTLDMTKTRQLEQGKPGPHPS
- the LOC114641422 gene encoding uncharacterized protein LOC114641422 isoform X3, with translation MDSAATKANVKAEDKVVILEEYQPIDCEPEKSKQELPKRETRQSVKKTEASAGDHTISDEKKTDAPDLDGTTLDMIACAEPSIMQKK
- the LOC114641422 gene encoding uncharacterized protein LOC114641422 isoform X1 yields the protein MDSAATKANVKAEDKVVILEEYQPIDCEPEKSKQELPKRETRQSVKKTEASAGDHTISDEKKTDAPDLDGTTLDMVSLDFKKFSVKPICMAVQNRLIILFYFNLTDCMCRAKYYAKEVISATLKGLIAKKKDDLKPDVKELICDIERLTERMPGLVECFLFSDRRADVKSIPAISRVTRCIYRSIGKTIPVMTRDTFLCLLSRVAYICSNTEDDSVEKAIQMASEILSRILLCFTDSPLGICVFRVGI